In one window of Agrobacterium larrymoorei DNA:
- the map gene encoding type I methionyl aminopeptidase: MVISTEEELNKLKDIGRICAVAMQTMADALEPGITTAELDDIGRKVLEGNGAQSAPEFCYQFPGATCISVNEEVAHGIPGPRIIKAGDLVNIDVSAVKDGFFGDTGSSFAVPPVKKEIERLCRDGKRAMWTGLQQVKAGRPLADIGNSIGAFAKKNRYTLITNLASHGIGRSLHEEPKELATWPDKDETRIMTDGMVFTVEPFLSMGAYWAEDGDDDPWTLFSDPSAPTVQFEHTVVATKNGPLILTLAE; encoded by the coding sequence CGGCCGGATCTGCGCTGTTGCCATGCAGACCATGGCCGATGCTCTGGAGCCGGGGATCACGACTGCCGAGCTGGACGATATCGGTCGCAAGGTGCTGGAAGGCAATGGCGCGCAGTCTGCGCCTGAATTCTGTTACCAGTTTCCGGGTGCCACCTGCATCAGCGTCAATGAGGAAGTGGCGCACGGCATTCCCGGCCCACGTATCATCAAGGCGGGCGATCTCGTCAATATCGATGTCTCCGCCGTAAAAGACGGTTTCTTCGGCGATACCGGCTCCTCCTTCGCCGTGCCGCCGGTGAAAAAGGAAATCGAGCGTCTTTGCCGCGATGGCAAGCGCGCCATGTGGACGGGTCTTCAGCAGGTGAAAGCGGGGCGACCCCTTGCCGATATCGGCAATTCCATCGGCGCATTTGCCAAGAAGAACCGCTACACGCTCATCACCAATCTCGCCAGCCACGGCATCGGGCGCTCGCTCCATGAAGAGCCGAAGGAGCTGGCCACCTGGCCGGACAAGGACGAAACCCGCATCATGACCGACGGCATGGTCTTCACCGTCGAGCCGTTTCTCTCCATGGGTGCATACTGGGCCGAAGACGGCGATGACGATCCCTGGACCCTTTTCAGCGACCCGAGCGCGCCGACCGTGCAGTTCGAACATACGGTCGTGGCCACGAAGAACGGGCCATTGATACTCACGCTTGCCGAGTAA
- the sbmA gene encoding peptide antibiotic transporter SbmA has protein sequence MFHSFFPKPKLFFTSAIVWAFVAILGWYFIVDPWGQSLGYVMPEQEPYDLTYFLVPANVFFYAYLALCLGAFGLFWTIVAREHPWKYWSVWGSLLIIAVTYFGVQVTVVINNFRRPFGDLLQNALSKQPGITTWDFYSLQIVFAKLVFFSMAVSILTDFFTSHYIFRWRTAMNDFYMSKWEKLRHIEGASQRVQEDTMRFSATLEGLGITLINSVMTLVVFLPILFGLSSYVSELPIIGEVPHALFWLAILWSAFGTVLLATVGIKLPGLNFRNQRVEAAYRKELVYGEDHADRADPITVKQLFSNVRKNYFRMYWHYLYFNVARYFYIQADAVFLLLMLVPTIVAGKITYGIYQQIATAFGQVSNSFQYLVNSWTTIIELLSIHKRLKAFEAAIDDKPLPEIDQRYLKREAEDGELAANKPT, from the coding sequence GTGTTTCATTCCTTCTTCCCAAAACCCAAACTGTTTTTCACGTCTGCAATCGTTTGGGCGTTCGTTGCGATCCTCGGCTGGTACTTCATCGTTGATCCCTGGGGGCAGTCGCTGGGGTATGTCATGCCCGAGCAGGAGCCTTACGATCTCACCTACTTCCTCGTTCCGGCAAACGTCTTTTTCTACGCCTATCTTGCCCTTTGCCTTGGTGCTTTTGGTCTGTTCTGGACGATTGTAGCGCGCGAACATCCGTGGAAATACTGGTCTGTATGGGGTTCGCTGCTGATCATTGCCGTCACCTATTTCGGTGTTCAGGTCACGGTCGTCATCAACAATTTCCGCCGCCCGTTTGGTGATCTTTTGCAAAATGCCTTGAGCAAACAGCCGGGCATCACGACTTGGGATTTTTACAGCCTTCAGATCGTCTTCGCGAAGCTCGTTTTCTTCAGCATGGCCGTGTCGATCCTGACCGACTTCTTCACCAGCCACTATATTTTCCGCTGGCGCACGGCGATGAACGATTTCTACATGTCGAAGTGGGAGAAGCTGCGCCACATCGAAGGCGCTTCGCAGCGTGTCCAAGAAGACACGATGCGCTTCTCCGCCACGCTCGAAGGCCTCGGCATCACGCTCATCAATTCGGTCATGACGCTGGTGGTGTTCCTGCCGATCCTCTTTGGCCTTTCCAGCTATGTCAGCGAGCTACCAATCATCGGTGAAGTGCCGCACGCACTCTTCTGGCTTGCTATTCTCTGGTCCGCTTTCGGTACTGTTTTGCTGGCCACGGTGGGCATCAAACTGCCGGGACTTAACTTCCGCAACCAGCGCGTCGAGGCTGCCTACCGAAAAGAACTTGTCTACGGTGAAGATCACGCGGACAGAGCCGATCCGATTACGGTCAAGCAGCTGTTTTCGAACGTGCGGAAGAACTATTTCCGGATGTATTGGCATTACCTGTACTTCAACGTCGCCAGATATTTCTACATTCAGGCCGATGCCGTGTTCCTGCTTCTCATGCTGGTTCCCACCATCGTTGCAGGTAAGATTACCTACGGTATCTACCAGCAGATCGCGACAGCTTTCGGTCAGGTCAGCAACTCGTTCCAGTACTTGGTGAACTCGTGGACCACCATTATCGAGCTCCTTTCCATCCATAAACGCCTCAAAGCCTTCGAAGCGGCTATTGACGACAAGCCGCTACCGGAAATCGATCAGCGCTATCTAAAGCGTGAGGCGGAAGATGGTGAGCTGGCGGCGAACAAACCGACGTAA
- a CDS encoding IS110 family transposase codes for MDVLHTAPRRCFGIDVAKDNLVVSDGGLSFAVTNDRRSIRMFLKQKQPDFVICEATGGYELLLLEECLKAGLACHRADIMKLKAYIRSMGTLGKSDAIDARHMAAYGQERWQSLPLWQAPDPDEAQLQALVRRRADLVALRVTEHNRSKAVGAKAVALSYKAMLSAIQRQIDGIERQISALIAKSARLRRRIQICTTVSGVGLLSAASLLALIPELGTLDRRQAAALAGTAPHPSESGSTRGRRRQRGGRPQVKKTLFMPAMCAAQGKGQFASFYRRLIENRKPPIVAIAATMRKIVITVNARLRDDQIQQS; via the coding sequence ATGGACGTTTTGCACACCGCACCCCGTCGATGCTTCGGCATCGATGTCGCCAAAGATAATCTTGTCGTCAGTGACGGCGGACTTTCCTTTGCCGTCACCAACGATCGCCGCAGCATTCGAATGTTTCTGAAACAGAAGCAGCCCGATTTCGTCATCTGCGAGGCAACCGGCGGCTATGAACTCCTCCTCCTGGAAGAGTGCCTCAAGGCAGGTCTTGCCTGTCACCGCGCCGACATCATGAAGCTGAAGGCCTATATCCGATCCATGGGTACGCTGGGCAAGAGCGATGCCATCGATGCCAGGCACATGGCAGCCTATGGCCAAGAACGGTGGCAAAGCCTGCCGCTATGGCAGGCGCCAGACCCCGATGAGGCGCAATTACAGGCGCTGGTGCGCCGCCGCGCCGATCTCGTGGCACTCAGGGTTACCGAGCATAACCGTTCGAAAGCAGTCGGCGCCAAGGCAGTCGCCCTGTCGTACAAGGCTATGCTGAGCGCCATACAGCGCCAGATCGACGGGATCGAAAGGCAAATCTCCGCCCTCATCGCCAAGAGCGCGAGACTTCGTCGGCGCATCCAAATCTGCACGACCGTCAGCGGCGTCGGGCTCCTCAGCGCCGCAAGCCTCCTTGCTCTTATTCCAGAGCTCGGCACTCTGGATCGCCGTCAGGCGGCTGCCCTGGCGGGAACGGCACCCCATCCAAGCGAGAGCGGAAGCACGAGAGGCCGACGACGACAACGCGGCGGACGGCCCCAGGTCAAGAAGACCCTTTTCATGCCCGCAATGTGCGCAGCACAGGGAAAAGGCCAATTCGCATCCTTCTACAGACGCCTGATCGAAAACAGAAAGCCACCCATTGTCGCTATCGCCGCAACAATGAGAAAGATCGTCATAACCGTCAATGCAAGGCTCAGAGACGATCAAATCCAACAGAGTTGA
- a CDS encoding polysaccharide deacetylase family protein, producing MLRSLALLSLSLATATAAFGQTAEVAEKPKQLVLVSFDGAGDNALWARSRATAKEVGAHFTYFLACTLVMDRKTSSKSYQGPGQKAGRSNVGFGQSIDEVETRLRNIWDASQEGHEIANHTCGHFDGGNWTADQWDAEFTTFTSTMENAWAAIGKKDEEPQGWRDFVHGINGFRAPYLSQGEALTKAQKKHGFIFDATSITKGPAWPVRKDGIEYFGLPLIPEGPNNRPIIAMDYNLFVRHSMAIETPAKSAEFEDRAYTAFRAAFDKQYNGDRIPLQLGFHFVKMNGGAYWNAYERLLREVCRKDDVACVSYEEAMPMIDARRKEKSEG from the coding sequence ATGTTGCGTTCGCTTGCCCTTCTGTCCCTCTCTCTTGCCACCGCCACGGCGGCGTTTGGGCAAACGGCTGAGGTTGCGGAAAAGCCGAAGCAACTGGTGCTGGTTTCCTTCGATGGCGCGGGCGACAACGCCCTTTGGGCGCGCAGCCGCGCAACTGCGAAGGAAGTGGGCGCGCATTTCACCTATTTTCTGGCCTGTACTCTTGTGATGGACCGCAAGACCAGCTCCAAGAGCTATCAGGGGCCGGGACAGAAGGCAGGCCGTTCCAATGTCGGCTTCGGGCAATCCATCGACGAGGTGGAAACGCGCCTGCGCAACATCTGGGATGCGAGCCAGGAAGGTCACGAAATTGCCAACCACACCTGCGGCCATTTCGATGGTGGCAACTGGACGGCGGACCAGTGGGACGCAGAGTTCACCACCTTCACCAGCACGATGGAAAACGCCTGGGCCGCCATCGGCAAGAAGGATGAGGAGCCGCAGGGCTGGCGGGATTTCGTTCATGGCATCAACGGCTTCCGCGCGCCCTATCTGTCTCAGGGCGAAGCGCTGACCAAGGCGCAGAAAAAACACGGCTTCATCTTCGATGCGACCAGCATCACCAAGGGCCCGGCATGGCCGGTGCGGAAAGACGGCATCGAATATTTCGGCCTGCCGCTCATCCCTGAAGGCCCGAACAACCGCCCCATCATCGCGATGGACTATAACCTCTTCGTGCGCCATTCCATGGCAATCGAAACGCCCGCGAAATCCGCCGAATTCGAAGACCGCGCCTACACCGCCTTCCGCGCCGCCTTCGACAAGCAATATAACGGCGACCGCATCCCCCTTCAGCTCGGCTTCCACTTCGTGAAGATGAATGGCGGCGCTTACTGGAACGCCTATGAGCGCCTTTTGCGCGAGGTTTGCAGGAAGGACGACGTTGCCTGCGTGAGTTATGAAGAGGCGATGCCGATGATCGACGCGCGGCGGAAGGAAAAGTCTGAGGGGTGA
- a CDS encoding NnrU family protein → MFLLVISLILFFATHSLRLIAPGFRARMIAGMGEGPFKGVYSLVSIVTIAFVAYAFGQARQVTGMLYYPPVWMSHIAITLMLLAMICLAASVLPAGHIATKTKHPLVLSLKIWAFSHLLANGETSSVILFASFLAWGVVMRIFLKRRQRVGENVVRPFVSGRYDVIAIVIGIVLWAAFIWKLHEWLIGVQPIAM, encoded by the coding sequence ATGTTTCTGCTCGTTATCAGTCTGATCCTGTTTTTCGCCACCCATTCGCTGCGTCTCATCGCGCCCGGCTTTCGCGCGCGCATGATTGCGGGCATGGGGGAGGGGCCTTTCAAGGGCGTCTATTCGCTCGTCAGCATCGTCACCATCGCGTTTGTCGCCTATGCCTTCGGTCAGGCGCGACAGGTCACCGGCATGCTTTATTATCCGCCCGTCTGGATGAGCCACATCGCCATCACGCTGATGCTGCTGGCGATGATCTGTCTTGCCGCCAGCGTGCTTCCCGCTGGCCATATCGCGACCAAGACCAAGCATCCGCTGGTGCTTTCCCTGAAAATCTGGGCTTTTTCGCATCTTCTTGCCAATGGCGAAACCTCGTCCGTCATTCTCTTCGCCTCCTTTCTGGCGTGGGGCGTAGTGATGCGCATTTTCCTCAAGCGCCGCCAGCGCGTAGGCGAGAATGTGGTTCGTCCCTTCGTTTCGGGTCGCTATGACGTGATCGCCATCGTCATCGGCATTGTGCTGTGGGCCGCCTTCATCTGGAAGCTGCACGAATGGTTGATCGGCGTTCAGCCGATTGCGATGTAG
- a CDS encoding tetratricopeptide repeat protein codes for MANENDSFIREVNEQIRSERLSNFWGRYGALVIGAAVLIVLASAGAGIYEYWSNSRASNSGDQFASALKLASEGKQDEALKALSDLETSGHGSYPVLAKFRSATLLAQKGDAAGAVAAFTDIGNDTSAPQVFRDTAKVRAAWLLVDNGTYEQVSAQAEALSSDGQAMRNSAREALGLSAYKAGNFPQAKQWFEQITGDVQAPRNVANRAQIMLDNIAASGKAS; via the coding sequence ATGGCGAACGAGAATGACAGCTTCATCCGCGAAGTGAACGAGCAGATCCGCTCGGAACGGCTGAGCAATTTCTGGGGACGTTACGGCGCCCTGGTCATCGGCGCAGCGGTGCTGATCGTTCTGGCGTCTGCCGGTGCTGGCATTTACGAATACTGGAGCAACAGCCGTGCTTCCAATTCGGGCGATCAGTTCGCCAGCGCGCTGAAACTCGCCTCCGAAGGCAAGCAGGATGAGGCGCTGAAGGCACTTTCCGATCTGGAAACGAGCGGCCATGGCTCCTACCCGGTTCTCGCCAAGTTCCGCTCCGCCACGCTTCTGGCACAGAAGGGTGATGCCGCTGGCGCCGTCGCTGCGTTCACTGATATCGGTAACGACACCAGCGCCCCGCAAGTCTTTCGTGATACGGCAAAGGTGCGCGCCGCATGGCTTTTGGTGGATAACGGCACCTATGAGCAGGTTTCCGCGCAGGCCGAAGCGCTCAGCAGCGATGGGCAGGCCATGCGCAACTCCGCGCGTGAAGCGCTCGGCCTTTCCGCTTACAAGGCTGGCAATTTCCCGCAGGCCAAGCAGTGGTTCGAGCAGATCACGGGTGATGTTCAGGCGCCACGCAATGTTGCCAACCGCGCACAGATCATGCTGGATAATATTGCTGCATCCGGCAAGGCATCGTAA
- the der gene encoding ribosome biogenesis GTPase Der — MSFTVAIVGRPNVGKSTLFNRLVGKKLALVDDTPGVTRDRRPGDAKLIDLRFTIIDTAGLEQSGPETLQGRMWAQTEEAIEEADLTLFVVDAKYGLTPADETLGEMLRRRGKPVVLVANKSEARGSDGGFYDAYTLGLGEPCPISAEHGQGMLDLRDAIVAAIGEDVAFPPEDDFDEAETDISVRDDVDDEDEEPVYDDTKPLRVAIIGRPNAGKSTLINRFLGEDRLLTGPEAGITRDSISVEWDWRGRTIKMFDTAGMRRKAKVTEKLEKLSVADSLRSIRFAETVVIVFDSTIPFEKQDLQLVDLVIREGRAAVLAFNKWDLVEDPQAFLADLREKTERLLPQARGIRAVPISGQTGYGLDRLMQNIIDTDKVWNRRISTAKLNKWLDMQVTQHPPPAVSGRRLRLKYMTQVKARPPAFMISCTRPEAIPESYTRYLVNGLRKDFDMPGVPIRVHYRGSDNPFEHKAKKR, encoded by the coding sequence ATGAGTTTCACCGTCGCCATCGTCGGGCGTCCCAATGTCGGCAAGTCCACGCTGTTCAACCGTCTGGTTGGCAAGAAGCTGGCGCTTGTGGATGACACGCCGGGCGTGACCCGAGACCGCCGTCCGGGCGATGCGAAACTCATCGACCTGCGTTTCACCATCATCGATACCGCCGGTCTGGAGCAATCCGGGCCGGAAACGCTTCAGGGCCGCATGTGGGCGCAGACGGAAGAGGCCATCGAAGAGGCCGATCTGACGCTGTTCGTCGTGGATGCGAAATATGGCCTCACCCCTGCCGATGAAACGCTGGGCGAGATGCTGCGCCGTCGCGGCAAACCAGTCGTGCTCGTTGCCAACAAGTCGGAAGCCCGTGGCTCCGATGGCGGCTTTTACGATGCCTATACGCTGGGCCTCGGAGAGCCTTGCCCGATTTCCGCCGAACACGGCCAGGGCATGCTCGATCTGCGCGATGCCATCGTCGCCGCCATCGGCGAAGACGTCGCCTTTCCGCCGGAAGACGATTTCGATGAGGCTGAAACCGACATCTCCGTGCGTGACGACGTCGATGACGAGGACGAAGAGCCGGTCTATGACGATACCAAGCCGCTTCGCGTCGCCATCATCGGTCGCCCGAATGCGGGCAAATCCACGCTGATCAACCGCTTCCTCGGCGAAGACCGTTTGTTGACCGGCCCGGAAGCGGGCATCACGCGCGACAGTATTTCGGTGGAATGGGACTGGCGCGGTCGTACCATCAAGATGTTCGATACGGCAGGTATGCGCCGCAAGGCGAAGGTCACGGAGAAGCTGGAAAAGCTGTCCGTCGCAGATTCGCTGCGCTCCATCCGTTTTGCCGAAACCGTGGTCATCGTTTTCGACTCGACCATTCCCTTCGAGAAGCAGGATCTGCAGCTCGTGGATCTGGTCATCCGCGAAGGCCGCGCCGCCGTGCTTGCCTTCAACAAATGGGACCTAGTGGAAGACCCGCAGGCGTTTCTCGCCGATCTGCGCGAGAAGACGGAGCGTCTGCTTCCGCAGGCACGCGGCATCCGCGCCGTGCCGATTTCCGGCCAGACCGGCTACGGCCTCGACCGGCTGATGCAGAATATCATCGACACGGACAAGGTCTGGAACCGCCGCATCTCCACCGCCAAGCTCAACAAATGGCTGGATATGCAGGTCACCCAGCACCCGCCACCGGCAGTCTCCGGTCGCCGCCTGCGCCTGAAATACATGACGCAGGTCAAGGCCCGCCCGCCTGCCTTCATGATTTCCTGCACGCGCCCCGAAGCGATCCCGGAATCCTACACGCGCTACCTCGTCAACGGTCTGCGCAAGGATTTCGACATGCCTGGTGTGCCGATCCGCGTGCATTATCGTGGTTCGGATAACCCGTTCGAGCATAAGGCGAAGAAGCGGTAG